The genomic stretch AGTAAACAAGCCCAAACGCTCAATCTGTATTTTGTAAAAGCCGCAACTCCTCACTTGGGCGGTTGCTAAACTCATCTATTGACGTTCTAAAATTTTTGAACTTTCAAAAAAGTCAAATAAAAGTTTGCTAACGCAAATATATAACTTTTCTAATACACCATTAAAACAAACAAATAATTATTAGTTTTTGAATTAATTCTTTTTTATCAGTTCTATAAAATCATCAAATAAATAACGACTATCGTGCGGACCGGGCGTTGCCTCAGGATGATACTGTACGCTGAACGCCGGCTTATTTTTCATGCGGAAACCTTCGATGCTGTCATCGTTTAGATTTACGTGCGTTACTTCGAGATTTTCTGCTGCGTTTATTTTTTCCGCATCTACCGCAAAACCATGATTCTGCGTACTTATTTCACTTTTTCCGGAGATTAAATTCTTAACGGGATGATTCAGTCCGCGATGCCCGTGGTGCATTTTAAAAGTAGGAATATTATTTGCCAAAGCCAGCAACTGATGTCCAAGACAAATGCCAAACACAGGCTTATCTTCTTTCAAAATATCTTTCACGGTTGCAATCGCATAATCCATTGACGACGGGTCGCCGGGACCGTTAGATAAAAAATATCCGTTGGGCGAAAATTCTTTCAAACGCGCAACCGGCGTTTTCGCAGGATGTACGCGCACGTGCGCACCGCGTGCAACCAGATTGTCCAAAATATTTTTCTTAATACCGAAATCAAGCACAGCAACTTTTATATCGGAATCAGGATTACCAAGTTCGTATTCTTTATTTGTGCTTACTTCGTTTGCCAAATCCAAACCTTCCATGTTCGGAACTTTTGCGAGTTCTTCTTTCAGCTTTTCAATATCTGTAATTTCAGAAGAGATGATACAGTTCATCGCACCTTGATGGCGAATATGCGCAACCAACGCGCGCGTATCAATACCTGCAATGGAAACAATATTGTTCTTGATTAAATAGTCGCCCAAAGAATCATCGGCTTGGTAGCGCGAATATTTATCTTCGAGATTGCGACCAATTAAGCCTTTGATTTTTACGGTGTCGCTTTCCACATCTGTTTTCTTTGTTCCGTAATTACCGATGTGAACATTGTTCATAATCAATATTTGACCGTAATAACTTGGGTCGGTAAATACTTCTTGATAGCCGGTCATTCCGGTATTGAAACAAATTTCGCCTGCGGCGGTTCCTATTTTTCCGAATGCTTTTCCGTGAAAAACATTGCCGTCGGCTAACAATAAAACTGCGGGGATTGAATTGGACATTTTTTCGTAAAAATTTCGTTGCGCAAAGGAACAGATTTTTGGGGAATTTTTCTCTTAAATTGTTATTCAATTTATTGCCTGAAATAAAATATTTCATTAGTCTATAAAAAAAGTAGAATATTTTTTTGGCAAAATAAAATTTGTTCCTATTTTTGTTCCGGCATCAAGAAGTTACTCATTCAATCTGTAACGCCAACCGAGCGCGAAAAGCCACGGTGGTAAAACGATGAGGGTTTCAAAAACCAAAAAAGTTCAAAAGTCAGCCGCGACTTTTTAACGTTTCTTAGTTTTTATTGATGCAATACTATTTTTAACCATTTAAAATTTTATTGCGATGTACGTAGAATTATTATTAAAGGAACAAGAGCAAAAGTTTCAGTCCCAATTCAAAACTTTGCCCAACGACAGGTTGGTCGAATGCTTCAACAAGCAGGTGCGATGTTTAAGCGGAAATACCATTCGCCGTGTTTATTTATCTGCGTTGAAAAACGAATTTCTCAACAGAGATTTTGATTGCAGCATTGTATTAAACAAATACGGCTTGCGTGTACAGCAAAAAGTTCGCCTGGAAAATAACCGTTTGGTTTATGCGAATTAGGTTTCAAAAAATTTTTATCACAAAGTCTATTATTTTTATAGACTAATATCTAACCTATGTAAATACTATTTTATCAAAATTCCAAAGCACGATGTTAAGCGGCAAGCGTTATTTGGAAAAGCAAATCATATTCCTTCAATTTTAAAAAACAAAAATATTATGGCAATAACATCCGTTAAAATAAATAATTATGTAAGGTCTTTCGATAAAACCGATGACGGCAGCGAACCTATCAGTAATTATTACGGTTACACACCGTTGAAATCGGGCAACAGCGTTCCTTATTTTCATCATCCGCTGGAAAAGGTTTTGTATCCGAAAAATAAAAATAAAACAAAATTTGTTTTCAACGAGCTTACAACTTCGCATGAAATATTAAATAACGAAAAGCCGGTGGTACTTGTATTTCGCCCGATATTTCATAATGATGCAGATATTCAAAGGCTGTTTCTGGAAAGCCTGCAAGCCGATATCAATGTTATGGGCGGCAAACTAACCATCATTACAAACGCAACAATCCGTTCGTTGAGCGCAGGATTACATCAACCAAATTCGCTGCATATTTTTTCCGATACAGAAAATAAAATCGCAGAACTCTTCGGTTTGTATAATTCAGAAAATCAAATAAGTGACTGGCTTTCAGGCATCGAAGGCGATATTTCGTTGCCTGCTTATTATGTAATCAATCCCGATGGGAAAATTGTATATCATTACATTGACTATAATTTCCGTTCGTACAAGTATGACCATTTCGACGGGCAACATTTTGTGCGACAATTGCTGACGAATGTTTATCAAAATGCACAAAGGCTGAAACAGTTGGAAAAAGTTTAATACTAAACTATAAAACCGTATAGGAACGTGGTTCTAATTCTATGTATCTGTGTGGTTAAAATTATTCCTTAAATCAGTCCGTTTTTAAATCGAAGAAGCAGGGATTACTTGTATAAGTAATCTCTGTTTTGTATCTTTATCGTTCGTGTACAATAAACTTTTATCGATTTGCAGCATGAGCATGAATTTTATTTTTACCCGAAGAATATATATACAATTAATTTTACTGTTTATACCCTTTGCAATATCGGCGCAACCATTGTATAAAAACGATACAATCGTTGTTGCCGACAGCGCCAGAAGTATCGCAAAAATCCAACCTGAAATACAATCGCCGGTATTGCTCGACGTACAAAAAACCCTTGACTCACTAAACGGAATCCAATCAAGACCGGTTCGTAAATCCAACCTGTATTACAGGCTGGCTGTGGGTTTTGCCAAAATGAAAATGTATCCTTTGGCTTTAAAATGTTTTTATTTTTCTACAAAAAAGAAAGCAAGAAAATCGTTCAACGCAGACAGTGCAACCAAAGAGCAAGATGAATTTTATGCTTCACTGAAACAAGCGAGAGAAAATATTTTACAAACATCATCCGGCGAAGCCATTGCTATTTTCGGCGATACAGTTCTGGTCAATAAAATAAAACAAAGAGGCGAAAGCTCAAAGCCGATAGAAGATTCAAGCATCGTCAATCCGTTTCTCGACCATAAGACCGCAAGCGCTTATGGCGTGATTGTGCATGTAAAACAGCCCGTGCGCGGCAAGCGAAGAAAAATAAAGCTGCCGGGCAATGTTGGTCATACTTTTATTACATTGATAAAATTCAACGCAGACGGAAGCAGCGTGCAACGCACTTTCGGGTTTTACCCTAAAAAATCGCTGCCTCTTGAAGCATCTCCGTTTTTCCCAAACACACCGTCTTATTTTAAAAACGATGCCCGGCACGATTGGGACGAAGCCGTAGGAAAATTTATCGATAAAAAACAATTCGATTTGATTCTCGACCTTACAAAAAAATATGCAAAGAAACGCTATCATCTCAGTAAAAACAACTGTACCGATTTCGGGTTGAACATCGCTTCCATCGCGGGTATTCAAATCAAGCATACAAAGGGGAAATGGCTGCTCGGCGGCGGAAACGACCCGGCAGATATGGGACAAAGCATTCGCGAAAATGAAGTGGCAACCAGCAACGGAAAGTTATTTATATACAGCCAGCCATTGGACAGCGACGATAAACTTGCCAAAGGCAACGGCGAATAAATCTTAACAACATTCGCATCAAAATTATCGTACCTTTATACAACAATTTTTAGAAATGATAGGTTTTGAATTTTCCCAATTTATTTCCGACGAAAGTAAAAGCAAGTTTGAACAGTTGCTTGATATTTTTATGCAACTACTACCCAATACCAACGGCGACGTGCAGGAAACATTGGAATGGATGAATCAGTTGGATAAGTACTTCAATCTTACCAACGATAATTACGGCATGGGCGATTTTATTCAAGACCTGAAAGACAAGGGCTATTTGAAAGAAAATGAATTGTCCGGCGAAATGTCATTGACAGCGAAGAGCAAGCAAAGCATTCGACAACGCAGCCTCGAAGAGGTTTTCAACAAGCTGAAAAAATCAAAACAGGGCGAACATAGCACAAAGAAAACGGGCAGCGGCGATGAAATAAATTCCGACATACGCAATTATCAGTTCGGCGACAAACTGGAACAAATAGATTTTACCGAAAGCATTCGCTCTGCGCAAATAAGACATGGTGCAGAATCTCTCTCGTTGCATGAAGATGATTTGCAAATTCGCGAAACGAGTTTCAAGGCGCAAACATCAACTGTGTTGATGATTGACATTTCTCATTCTATGATTTTGTATGGCGAAGACCGCATTACGCCAGCGAAAAAAGTAGCAATGGCGTTGAGCGAATTAATCACTACAAAATATCCGAAAGACACACTCGATATTGTTGTTTTCGGCAACGATGCGTGGACGGTTGATATAAACGATTTGCCTTACCTCCAAGTCGGTCCGTATCATACTAATACTGTTGCCGGACTTGAATTGGCAATGGATATTCTCCGCCGCCGTAAAAATGCCAATAAGAAAATTTTTATGATTACCGATGGTAAACCTACTTGTCTTAAAATCAATGGACGATACTATAAAAATGCGTTCGGGTTAGACGGGAAAATTACCAACCGCTGCATCAGTCTTGCAGCACAGTGCAAAAAGCTGAAGATTGACATTACCACTTTTATGATTGCTTCCGACCCGTATCTGCAAGCCTTTGTAACCGAATTTACCGAGATGAACAATGGTAAAGCTTACTTCGCTACGCTCGACAATCTCGGCTCTTTTATCTTCAAAGATTTTGAAAGTGGAAAAAGGAAAACAGTATATTGATTTTTACTCAACAGAATACACATATAAAACAACCAAATATATTATGCTCCTTACTTTCATTGTGTACAATTAACATCTTTTAGTGTTTTATACATTTCCATAAGTATTCAGCTTTGTGTTCACGCGCTTACGTATGCAAGCAAGCGCTTCACATTCGGAAACTTCACTATTTTTTATTAACTTCGCAATAATCGCAGGTCGGCATACTCCATCTTTTATCATTTAGCGTCGGCTTAACCATTATTATCACGACCATATCGGTCAAGTCTGAAAAATCTTTTAAACTATGCGTAACCGATTATTTGTGGTATCCAACAGGTTGCCTTTATCTATTAAACAAAAAAATAATAGCTATGTACTGAGACAATCGTCCGGCGGATTAATTTCTGCCATTAATACTTATTTGAAAGCAGACAATCAATCTTCTTTCACACAGACCTTTTGGGTAGGAATTCCTGATTGCAGCAAGAAAATTTGGGAAAGTGCCATCGACAAGCTTGAGAATAAAAATTACGACTATCTTCCCATTTTTGTAGAAGAAGAAAAATATGAATTATATTACAACGGCTTTGCCAATTCGCTGGTATGGCCGCTGTTTCATTATTTCGCATCGTTTGCCAACTACGATCAAACGCACTTTGATGCGTATATGGAAATAAACGAAATGTTTGCCGATGCGCTGCTGCCACAGCTAAGATACGGCGATGTAGTTTGGATTCACGACTATCATCTGATGCCCCTCGCCGGGATATTGCGCAAGAAAAAACCTTCACTTACTATCGGATTCTTTCTGCATATACCGTTTCCGTCATACGAATTGTTCAGAGTCATTCCAAAGCAATGGCAGCACGCAATATTGACCGGAATGCTTGGCGCCGATTTGATAGGCTTTCACACACTCGACTATGCTTCGCATTTTTTATTTTGCCTCGAAACCATTTTAAAAATTGAAGCCAATGGGCAAAATGTCGCTTGGGAAAACCGGCAGATTAAAATAGACGCATTCCCGGTAAGCATTGATTTTGATTTGTTTTTCAACTCTTATGACAAGCCTGAAATAGCTGCCATACGAAAGCAATATCTTGATTTAAAAAAAGATAAAAAGCTGATTTTTTCTGTGGACAGACTTGATTATACAAAAGGCATTTACAAACGCTTAACCGGTTACGAACAATTTCTGCTCGATAATCCCGATTATAAGGAGAAAGTAATTTTTGTACTAAATATAGTACCCTCGCGCGATTCCATTTCCAAGTATATTGAAAGCAAGCAAATGATAGACGAATACATTGGCGATATCAACAGCCGCCTTGGAAACATTGGCTGGCAGCCCGTCTTGTATCAATATGCACATTTAAAATTTGAACAGCTAATTGCCTTATACACCGCCTGTGATATGGCATTGATAACACCTATACGCGATGGTATGAACCTCGTGGCAAAAGAATTTGTTGCGAGCCGGAAAGACAAACTGGGCGTTCTTATTTTAAGCGAAATGACCGGCGCTGCCAAAGAATTGTCCGAAGCGTTGCTAATCAATCCAAACGACAACAAGGAAATTGCCACGATGATAAAATACGGACTTGAAATGAAGCCCGAAGAACAATCGCAGAGAATAACCACCATGCAAAACAGAATAAAAAAATATGATGTAAATGCGTGGGCAACAGATTTCTTTACACAACTTAATTCTATCAAAGATTTACAATTAAAATTTGAAGTGAAATTTCTCGATAATATCAGCAAAGCCAACTTATTAAGCAGCTACGTAGATGCTTCGCAAAGATTATTACTACTCGATTACGACGGCACTTTAACACCATTTTCCGAACAACCGTCAGAAGCCGTGCCATCAGAAGAATTACTACAAATATTAGAGCAGCTTTCCCGCGACCCGCAAAACGATGTCTATATCATCAGCGGCAGAGATGGAGAAACGCTTGAACGCTGGCTTGGTCATCTGCCGTCATTGGGACTAATAGCTGAACATGGTGCCAAAATACGCACCGGAAACAATGGTTGGCGCGCGACTTCAGGACTGACCAGTGCAACAGAGTGGATGCACAAAGTAGAAGACATTATGGATAAATACGTGGCAAAATGTCCGCGTTCATTTATCGAGAAAAAAGAATTTTCAATTGCGTGGCATTACCGAAACGTAGAGATTGCATTGGGACAAGTTCGAGCCAAAGAATTGCAAGCGGAACTTCAGCAGACCGTTGCCGCATTGCCTTTAAACGTGTTGATGGGCAATAAAGTAATTGAAGTAAAATTCAAAGGCAACAACAAAGGCTCGGCTGCAGAGAAAATTATCAAGTCAAAAAAATATGATTTTATTCTTTCAGTCGGCGACGATCGTACCGATGAGGATATGTTCCTCAAAGTAGCAAAGCTGCCTCAGGCTTTTAGTATCAAAGTCGGAAGCGAAGCATCATTTGCAAAGTACAATCTGCACACGTCATACATGGTGTTATCGCTTTTGCACGCTTTGGCTATGTACAATCAAAATGCTTTGATAAAGAGAATCTGAGTCCTTTTCATTTACATTTCTTACTTTAAATAAAGCATCCCATAAAGTTTGCGAGACTTTATGGGATGACAAACTAAAAAAAATAGTTATACACTCGTGGTGCATTATAAAAAAGAGTTGCTCATTAGACTACATAGTCGTATATTGTATTGATTACCAGTCGAATACAATTATGAGCAACCTGAGAGCAAGTTACGAACTAATTTTAAAAGAATTGCGTAAAATCACAGAAAGTGAAAATATGTATTACAAACCGATACGACCTCAGCTGTCCGACATAGAGTTGATAAGTTTAGTCATTCTGGCAGAGTTCAAATCCATTGACTCGGAACGACAACTTTTCAGAGAAATAGAAGAACTTGGCATTGCATCCAAGATAGAACGTAGTGTTTATAACAGAAGAAAGCGCAAACTTTTTCCTTACATAGAAAGTTTGAGAAAGAAAATGGCTCAGAAATTTAATGACTTTGAAAACTATTTTGTGGTAGACAGTATGCCTTTGGAAGTCTGTAAAATATCACGTTCTTCCAGAAGTAAAATCTGTAAAGAAAATGATGATGCTTTTCCCGACAGAGGTTTCTGCGCTTCGCAGAACTTACCTTTTTACGGCTATAAATTACACGCCGTGTGTTCTGTTAGCGGAGTTTTCCAAAGTTTTGATATAACGCCTGCATCTGTTCACGACATTCATTATCTGCAAGATATTAAATCGCAAATCACTGATTGTACTTTGCTCGCTGACAAAGGCTATCTCTCTCAAAGCATACAATTGGATTTGTTTAACGAAGTAAATATTGAATTGGAAGTGCCTAAAAGAATCAATCAGAAAGATTATAAGCCGCAGTTCTACCTTTTCAGAAAATATCGCAAAAGAATCGAAACCTTGTTTTCACAGTTATGCGACCAATTTATGATTAGGCGTAATTATGCAAAATCTTTTGATGGTTTTAAAACAAGAATACTTGCTAAAATAACAGCACTCACGACCATTCAATATTTAAACAAATTTGTTTTCAACAGAAATATCAATAACATTAAAATTAATCTCGCTTAATAATGCACCACGAGTGTTATACTACTATTTCTTCCAAATACTTTCAATTTCTTCCAAACTCTTTCCCTTCGTTTCAGGAACTAATTTCCAAATAAACAATGCAGATAAAACAGCCATCACACCGTAAATCCAGTAAGCAAACCCGTGATGAAATTGGTTGGTCAATGCAACATTATCGTTCATCATCGGGAATGTGAATGACACGACCCAATTCGCAATCCATTGTGCCGCTACTGCGATGGATAGCGCACCGCGGATACTGTTGGGAAAAATTTCTGCCAGCAACACCCAGCAAACCGGACCCCAACTCATGGCAAA from Arachidicoccus sp. BS20 encodes the following:
- a CDS encoding vWA domain-containing protein codes for the protein MIGFEFSQFISDESKSKFEQLLDIFMQLLPNTNGDVQETLEWMNQLDKYFNLTNDNYGMGDFIQDLKDKGYLKENELSGEMSLTAKSKQSIRQRSLEEVFNKLKKSKQGEHSTKKTGSGDEINSDIRNYQFGDKLEQIDFTESIRSAQIRHGAESLSLHEDDLQIRETSFKAQTSTVLMIDISHSMILYGEDRITPAKKVAMALSELITTKYPKDTLDIVVFGNDAWTVDINDLPYLQVGPYHTNTVAGLELAMDILRRRKNANKKIFMITDGKPTCLKINGRYYKNAFGLDGKITNRCISLAAQCKKLKIDITTFMIASDPYLQAFVTEFTEMNNGKAYFATLDNLGSFIFKDFESGKRKTVY
- a CDS encoding bifunctional alpha,alpha-trehalose-phosphate synthase (UDP-forming)/trehalose-phosphatase, whose protein sequence is MRNRLFVVSNRLPLSIKQKNNSYVLRQSSGGLISAINTYLKADNQSSFTQTFWVGIPDCSKKIWESAIDKLENKNYDYLPIFVEEEKYELYYNGFANSLVWPLFHYFASFANYDQTHFDAYMEINEMFADALLPQLRYGDVVWIHDYHLMPLAGILRKKKPSLTIGFFLHIPFPSYELFRVIPKQWQHAILTGMLGADLIGFHTLDYASHFLFCLETILKIEANGQNVAWENRQIKIDAFPVSIDFDLFFNSYDKPEIAAIRKQYLDLKKDKKLIFSVDRLDYTKGIYKRLTGYEQFLLDNPDYKEKVIFVLNIVPSRDSISKYIESKQMIDEYIGDINSRLGNIGWQPVLYQYAHLKFEQLIALYTACDMALITPIRDGMNLVAKEFVASRKDKLGVLILSEMTGAAKELSEALLINPNDNKEIATMIKYGLEMKPEEQSQRITTMQNRIKKYDVNAWATDFFTQLNSIKDLQLKFEVKFLDNISKANLLSSYVDASQRLLLLDYDGTLTPFSEQPSEAVPSEELLQILEQLSRDPQNDVYIISGRDGETLERWLGHLPSLGLIAEHGAKIRTGNNGWRATSGLTSATEWMHKVEDIMDKYVAKCPRSFIEKKEFSIAWHYRNVEIALGQVRAKELQAELQQTVAALPLNVLMGNKVIEVKFKGNNKGSAAEKIIKSKKYDFILSVGDDRTDEDMFLKVAKLPQAFSIKVGSEASFAKYNLHTSYMVLSLLHALAMYNQNALIKRI
- a CDS encoding thioredoxin domain-containing protein, producing MAITSVKINNYVRSFDKTDDGSEPISNYYGYTPLKSGNSVPYFHHPLEKVLYPKNKNKTKFVFNELTTSHEILNNEKPVVLVFRPIFHNDADIQRLFLESLQADINVMGGKLTIITNATIRSLSAGLHQPNSLHIFSDTENKIAELFGLYNSENQISDWLSGIEGDISLPAYYVINPDGKIVYHYIDYNFRSYKYDHFDGQHFVRQLLTNVYQNAQRLKQLEKV
- a CDS encoding IS982 family transposase; the encoded protein is MSNLRASYELILKELRKITESENMYYKPIRPQLSDIELISLVILAEFKSIDSERQLFREIEELGIASKIERSVYNRRKRKLFPYIESLRKKMAQKFNDFENYFVVDSMPLEVCKISRSSRSKICKENDDAFPDRGFCASQNLPFYGYKLHAVCSVSGVFQSFDITPASVHDIHYLQDIKSQITDCTLLADKGYLSQSIQLDLFNEVNIELEVPKRINQKDYKPQFYLFRKYRKRIETLFSQLCDQFMIRRNYAKSFDGFKTRILAKITALTTIQYLNKFVFNRNINNIKINLA
- the carA gene encoding glutamine-hydrolyzing carbamoyl-phosphate synthase small subunit, with amino-acid sequence MSNSIPAVLLLADGNVFHGKAFGKIGTAAGEICFNTGMTGYQEVFTDPSYYGQILIMNNVHIGNYGTKKTDVESDTVKIKGLIGRNLEDKYSRYQADDSLGDYLIKNNIVSIAGIDTRALVAHIRHQGAMNCIISSEITDIEKLKEELAKVPNMEGLDLANEVSTNKEYELGNPDSDIKVAVLDFGIKKNILDNLVARGAHVRVHPAKTPVARLKEFSPNGYFLSNGPGDPSSMDYAIATVKDILKEDKPVFGICLGHQLLALANNIPTFKMHHGHRGLNHPVKNLISGKSEISTQNHGFAVDAEKINAAENLEVTHVNLNDDSIEGFRMKNKPAFSVQYHPEATPGPHDSRYLFDDFIELIKKN